A DNA window from Hyphomicrobiales bacterium contains the following coding sequences:
- a CDS encoding aldo/keto reductase has protein sequence MRYRPFGNTGLRVSAIGLGCMSMSGAYGPADDKESIATIRRAVELGVNFLDTSVSYGCGHNQALIGKALKGCRDNVIVHCKFGTRRAGARLVSSSAAPETVRRDCEQSLKRFGFEMIDIWCPSRPDPNVPIEDTVGEMVRLKEDGKIRFLGLSEAGPTFVRRAAAVHPLASLQMEYSLFSRDAEARHVALCEELGMGLMGYAPISRGLLTETIGSGGWQEGDDRPERERFKGENLKRNLALRQTARDIAAEKGASLPQIAIA, from the coding sequence ATGAGATACCGGCCGTTCGGCAATACGGGCTTGCGCGTCTCGGCCATCGGGCTTGGCTGCATGAGCATGTCGGGCGCCTATGGCCCTGCCGACGACAAGGAGTCCATCGCCACCATCCGCCGCGCCGTCGAACTCGGCGTCAACTTCCTCGACACGTCGGTCAGTTACGGCTGCGGCCACAACCAGGCGCTGATCGGCAAGGCGCTCAAGGGTTGCCGCGACAATGTCATCGTCCACTGCAAGTTCGGCACCCGGCGCGCCGGCGCCCGTCTGGTGAGCTCCAGCGCCGCCCCGGAGACGGTCCGCCGGGATTGCGAGCAGAGCCTGAAACGTTTCGGTTTCGAAATGATCGACATTTGGTGCCCTTCGCGGCCCGATCCGAATGTGCCCATCGAGGACACCGTCGGAGAAATGGTCCGGCTCAAGGAGGACGGCAAAATCCGCTTCCTGGGCCTCTCCGAGGCCGGCCCCACCTTCGTCCGCCGCGCCGCCGCCGTTCATCCGCTTGCTTCGTTGCAGATGGAATATTCGCTGTTCTCGCGCGATGCCGAGGCGCGCCACGTGGCCCTGTGCGAGGAGCTCGGCATGGGGCTAATGGGCTATGCGCCGATCTCCCGCGGCCTGTTGACCGAGACGATCGGCTCCGGCGGCTGGCAGGAGGGCGATGACCGGCCCGAGCGCGAGCGCTTCAAGGGCGAAAATCTGAAACGGAACCTCGCCCTGCGCCAGACCGCGCGCGACATCGCCGCGGAAAAGGGCGCGAGCCTGCCGCAGATCGCCATTGCCTAG